The Sphaerochaeta globosa str. Buddy region TTCAATTCCAAAATTGTCCTGCAGAACTTTGGCAAGAGGAGCCAAGCAGTTGGTGGTGCAGGAAGCGTTGGAGTAAGCAAGCAGGCTGTGGTCAATCTTGTCGTCGTTTACACCGCAAACGATGGTCTGGTCAATCTTGTCTTTTGCAGGAACGGTAAGGATTACCTTCTTTGCTCCAGCCTTGATGTGATCCTTATAACCACCCTTCGGGCTCTCTGCCTGGGTAAATACGCCGGTTGATTCGATGGCTACATCGACTCCGAGTTCTTTCCAGGGAAGTTCTGCGGGATTGCGCATTGCATAGACAGGAATGGATTTTCCATCAACTACGATGGCGTTTTCTGTAGCAACAACGCTCTTGGAATATACTCCATAGGTGGAATCGTATTTCAGAAGATGGGCAAGAGTCTTAGGATCGGTAAGGTCATTGATACCGACGATCTGAATGTTCTTATCTTCAAATGCTACCTTGAAAACATTGCGTCCGATTCTTCCGAAACCATTAATTGCAA contains the following coding sequences:
- the gap gene encoding type I glyceraldehyde-3-phosphate dehydrogenase, translating into MKIAINGFGRIGRNVFKVAFEDKNIQIVGINDLTDPKTLAHLLKYDSTYGVYSKSVVATENAIVVDGKSIPVYAMRNPAELPWKELGVDVAIESTGVFTQAESPKGGYKDHIKAGAKKVILTVPAKDKIDQTIVCGVNDDKIDHSLLAYSNASCTTNCLAPLAKVLQDNFGIERGLMTTVHAYTNDQVMLDQPHKDLRRARAGAVSIIPTTTGAAKAVSEVIPELKGKLNGMAMRVPTPAGSVVDLVVLLEKDATVEEVNAAVKKASEGAMSYVLEYTEDQIVSHDIVGNNHSSIFDASLTMKMGERMFKVISWYDNEMGYSTRVVDLAKKLVK